One Mangrovimonas cancribranchiae DNA segment encodes these proteins:
- a CDS encoding NAD-dependent epimerase/dehydratase family protein: MTPKILIIGACGQIGSELTFKLRELHGNDNVIASDINYNNLSVVNSGAFEIVDAQDYASVKDCVEKHDVNTVYLMAAMLSATGEKYPMKAWDLNMNSLFHVLNLAKEGFIKKVFWPSSIAVFGPTTPKDNTPQHTIVEPSTVYGITKQVGERWCEYYHKNYGVDVRSIRYPGIISWKTLPGGGTTDYAVEIYHEALKNNTYECFLSEDTKLPMMFMDDAIKATVDIMHANNSAIKIRSSYNLAAVSFTPNEVFKAIQKHIPDFTITYKTDYRQHIADTWPKSIDDSHARNDWNWKHSFDLDAITKEMLDNLSKS; encoded by the coding sequence ATGACTCCGAAAATTTTAATTATTGGCGCTTGCGGGCAAATTGGTTCTGAGTTAACATTTAAACTAAGAGAACTTCATGGCAACGACAACGTGATTGCCAGCGATATTAATTATAATAATTTAAGTGTTGTAAACTCTGGTGCATTCGAAATAGTTGATGCGCAAGATTACGCTTCGGTAAAAGATTGTGTAGAAAAACATGATGTTAATACCGTTTATTTAATGGCCGCTATGTTAAGTGCTACAGGAGAAAAATACCCTATGAAAGCATGGGATTTAAACATGAATTCTTTATTTCATGTGTTAAACCTAGCCAAAGAAGGCTTTATAAAAAAAGTGTTTTGGCCGTCTAGCATTGCTGTTTTTGGACCAACAACACCTAAAGACAATACGCCCCAACATACCATTGTAGAACCTTCTACTGTTTATGGTATAACCAAACAAGTTGGCGAACGTTGGTGCGAATATTATCATAAAAACTACGGGGTTGATGTACGAAGCATTCGTTACCCAGGTATTATAAGCTGGAAAACCCTTCCTGGTGGCGGCACCACAGATTATGCTGTAGAAATTTATCACGAAGCTTTAAAAAATAACACTTATGAGTGTTTCTTATCTGAAGACACCAAACTCCCTATGATGTTTATGGACGATGCCATAAAAGCTACCGTAGATATTATGCATGCCAACAATAGTGCTATAAAAATAAGGTCGTCGTATAACTTAGCTGCAGTAAGCTTTACGCCTAACGAGGTGTTTAAAGCCATACAAAAACATATTCCTGACTTTACAATTACTTACAAAACAGACTACAGGCAGCACATTGCAGACACTTGGCCAAAAAGTATTGATGACTCTCACGCTAGAAACGATTGGAACTGGAAACACTCCTTTGATTTGGATGCCATTACCAAGGAAATGCTAGATAATTTATCTAAATCTTAA
- a CDS encoding lipid A biosynthesis acyltransferase codes for MATEWKGKSRGTVLGYKIFVFLMKKLGLSTAYFVLYFVATYYTLFSYSSSKSIFYYFNKRVRLTWFNSLINIYKSYYVFGQTIIDKVAISSGLRDRFTYDFDGINLIRDTLKAKKGGVLISAHVGNFEIAEHFFGELEEHAAISLLTTDVEHSAIKDYIESVTGKSKVNLIIIKEDLSHIFEINAALARNELVCITGDRFIPGTKFLTHDLLGENAKFPAGPFLLASRLNVPVLFVYVMKETNKHYHLYARKSQAKKRDANMLLKEYTESVSWMLEKYPLQWFNYFDFWDKTPTKP; via the coding sequence ATGGCTACTGAGTGGAAAGGCAAGTCTAGAGGCACCGTTCTTGGGTACAAGATTTTTGTGTTTCTTATGAAAAAACTTGGCTTAAGTACTGCTTATTTTGTATTGTACTTTGTAGCTACTTACTATACACTATTCTCCTACTCTAGCTCTAAATCTATATTTTATTATTTCAATAAAAGGGTACGCCTTACTTGGTTTAATAGCCTTATAAACATATATAAAAGTTACTATGTTTTCGGCCAAACTATTATAGATAAAGTGGCCATATCCTCTGGATTACGAGACAGGTTTACTTACGACTTTGATGGCATAAACTTAATACGAGACACCTTAAAAGCTAAAAAAGGAGGCGTTTTAATAAGTGCCCATGTGGGCAACTTTGAAATAGCCGAACATTTTTTTGGCGAACTAGAAGAACATGCTGCCATTAGCCTTTTAACCACCGATGTAGAACACTCGGCCATAAAAGATTACATAGAAAGCGTCACTGGAAAGTCTAAAGTTAATCTTATTATAATTAAAGAAGACCTTTCTCATATTTTTGAAATTAACGCCGCTCTAGCCAGAAACGAATTAGTTTGTATAACTGGCGACCGCTTTATTCCTGGCACCAAATTTTTAACTCATGATTTATTAGGCGAAAACGCCAAGTTCCCTGCTGGACCATTTTTATTAGCATCGCGATTAAATGTCCCCGTTTTATTCGTTTATGTTATGAAAGAAACCAATAAACACTACCATTTGTATGCTAGAAAATCTCAAGCAAAAAAACGAGATGCCAATATGTTATTGAAAGAATATACAGAAAGTGTATCTTGGATGCTCGAAAAATACCCATTACAATGGTTTAATTACTTCGACTTTTGGGATAAAACGCCAACCAAACCATGA
- a CDS encoding ABC transporter permease — MSKLSSLDITKFLPHRAPFLMVDKVLSISDNHVATSFTIPKDNIFNHQGCFNEAGLVENAAQTCSSIVGKSYFEESDTQGEKTKLIGFISAIKKVQITACPKVESSIITEANLVSRFDTDAYSLCTLQCKISQDHKELLSCELNLVIQEIK; from the coding sequence ATGAGTAAGTTGTCATCATTAGATATCACCAAGTTTTTACCTCATCGCGCACCATTTTTAATGGTAGACAAAGTGCTTTCTATTAGTGATAACCACGTAGCCACTTCCTTCACCATACCTAAAGACAATATATTTAACCATCAAGGTTGTTTTAACGAAGCGGGTTTAGTAGAAAATGCCGCGCAAACGTGTTCGTCTATTGTAGGCAAAAGTTACTTTGAAGAAAGCGATACGCAAGGCGAAAAAACTAAACTTATTGGGTTTATTAGTGCTATAAAAAAAGTACAAATAACAGCCTGCCCTAAAGTAGAATCCTCTATCATTACAGAAGCCAATTTAGTCTCCCGCTTTGACACCGATGCTTACAGTTTATGTACTTTGCAATGTAAGATATCGCAAGACCATAAAGAATTATTATCTTGTGAGTTGAATTTAGTTATTCAAGAAATTAAATAA
- a CDS encoding WG repeat-containing protein has product MKLKVFLFLSIVGFFTSFAQELALARLDDGKYGYINTTGEWHIKPQFEKAKSFSGDLAEAMNDDGKWGYINRSGEWTIPAQFDRVKEFNSGIAIVENEKEWFYINTKGEKVLTQVTSDKLYDFQEGFAQIRQGDLVGFINSKGDVVIAPKFTKAFDFENGYSKVREGDKWGLIDTQGNYHVKTVYDGVSNNYNGNIVANKGDDHGLIINGEFKVVPGAEKIWDFSYNSDITYAKKDGDIGYINNKGEWVVKPTYDKARAFSNGLAPVCKGKKWGYINTQGDVVVPFEYRDAEIFSKDGLAPVKTKKLWGFINKEGKMVIGEKYGISSVGFGAIFGNKEEKGFINGLARVKYEKQWIFINSEDKPINSSWFQNLELFY; this is encoded by the coding sequence ATGAAACTTAAAGTATTTTTATTTCTAAGCATTGTTGGTTTTTTTACCAGTTTTGCACAAGAACTTGCCTTAGCTAGACTTGACGATGGAAAATACGGCTATATTAACACAACTGGCGAGTGGCATATAAAACCACAATTTGAAAAAGCAAAAAGTTTTTCTGGCGATTTAGCAGAAGCCATGAATGACGATGGAAAATGGGGCTACATAAACCGCAGTGGCGAATGGACTATTCCAGCACAATTTGATCGCGTCAAAGAATTTAACTCTGGAATAGCTATAGTTGAAAATGAAAAAGAGTGGTTTTACATTAATACGAAAGGAGAGAAAGTCTTAACACAAGTTACTTCAGATAAATTATACGACTTTCAAGAAGGGTTTGCTCAAATAAGACAAGGTGATCTTGTTGGCTTTATTAACTCTAAAGGCGACGTTGTTATTGCACCAAAATTCACTAAAGCATTCGATTTTGAAAATGGGTACTCCAAAGTTCGCGAAGGAGACAAATGGGGATTAATAGATACCCAAGGAAACTATCATGTAAAAACCGTTTACGATGGTGTAAGCAACAATTACAATGGTAACATTGTAGCCAATAAAGGCGATGACCATGGTCTTATAATTAATGGCGAATTTAAAGTTGTTCCTGGCGCTGAAAAAATTTGGGACTTCTCCTATAATAGCGATATAACTTACGCCAAAAAAGACGGTGATATTGGTTACATTAACAATAAAGGTGAATGGGTTGTAAAACCTACTTACGATAAAGCAAGAGCATTCTCTAATGGTTTAGCCCCTGTTTGTAAAGGTAAAAAATGGGGTTATATTAATACTCAAGGAGATGTTGTTGTGCCTTTTGAGTATAGAGATGCCGAAATTTTTAGTAAAGATGGTTTAGCTCCTGTAAAAACAAAAAAACTTTGGGGCTTTATTAATAAAGAAGGCAAAATGGTTATTGGAGAAAAATATGGAATTTCTTCTGTTGGCTTTGGCGCTATTTTTGGAAATAAAGAAGAAAAAGGATTTATAAATGGTCTAGCCAGAGTAAAATATGAAAAACAATGGATTTTTATCAATTCTGAAGATAAACCTATAAATAGTTCTTGGTTTCAAAATCTAGAACTTTTTTACTAA
- a CDS encoding aromatic amino acid ammonia-lyase, with amino-acid sequence MLTFNGTLEIADFYKIIFDNQQITIDESVIETLDKSFNFLKEFSENKVIYGVNTGFGPMAQYKIKDSERIQLQYNLIRSHASGTGQPIPPMYVKAAMVARMNTLSLGNSGVHKSVVKLMAEFINKDITPLIYEHGGVGASGDLVQLAHLALVLIGEGEVFYKGERRQTKDVFETENLSPISVELREGLALMNGTSVMTGIGLVNTLYTRRLLNWMTACSAAINEIVKAYDDHLSLELNNSKKHKGQQQIAKNMREHLKDSKLTRKREHHLYSKNEDVSVFKEKVQEYYSLRCVPQILGPVLDTLNSVEKILIEEVNSANDNPIVDVEKQHVYHGGNFHGDYVSLEMDKLKLAVTKLSMLSERQLNYLLNARLNDMLPPFVNLGELGLNFGMQGVQFTATSTTAENQMLSNPMYVHSIPNNNDNQDIVSMGTNAALITKKVIENAFEVLAIELITIVQAIEYMDVKDDVSAKTRKIYDEIREIVPIFTKDVVMYPYVNSVKEFIINHKSY; translated from the coding sequence ATGCTAACATTCAACGGGACCTTAGAAATAGCAGATTTCTACAAAATCATTTTTGATAATCAACAAATCACCATAGACGAATCGGTTATTGAAACCTTAGATAAAAGTTTCAATTTCTTAAAAGAATTCTCTGAAAACAAAGTTATATACGGAGTAAACACGGGGTTTGGACCAATGGCTCAATATAAAATTAAAGACTCCGAACGTATTCAACTACAATACAACCTTATACGCAGTCATGCCTCTGGAACGGGACAACCTATTCCGCCTATGTATGTTAAAGCCGCTATGGTGGCTAGAATGAACACCCTTTCCTTAGGAAATTCTGGGGTGCATAAATCGGTTGTAAAACTTATGGCCGAATTTATTAATAAAGACATTACACCTTTAATTTACGAACACGGTGGCGTTGGTGCTAGCGGCGATTTAGTGCAATTAGCACATTTAGCCTTAGTCCTTATTGGTGAAGGCGAAGTGTTTTATAAAGGTGAAAGACGCCAAACTAAAGATGTTTTTGAAACTGAAAACTTATCACCTATTTCTGTCGAACTCAGAGAAGGACTAGCCTTAATGAACGGAACGTCGGTTATGACGGGTATTGGCTTAGTTAACACACTTTATACACGTCGCTTACTTAATTGGATGACGGCCTGCTCGGCAGCTATAAATGAAATTGTTAAGGCTTACGATGATCATTTATCGTTAGAGCTAAACAATTCAAAAAAACACAAAGGGCAACAGCAAATTGCTAAAAACATGCGAGAGCATTTAAAAGATAGTAAGCTTACCCGAAAACGCGAGCATCACCTTTACTCTAAAAACGAAGACGTTTCTGTTTTCAAAGAAAAGGTCCAGGAATATTACTCCTTACGCTGTGTCCCACAAATTTTAGGACCTGTTTTAGACACCTTAAATAGCGTTGAAAAGATTTTAATTGAAGAAGTTAACTCTGCAAACGACAACCCTATTGTAGATGTTGAAAAACAACATGTATATCACGGCGGAAACTTCCATGGAGATTATGTGTCGTTAGAAATGGATAAATTAAAGCTTGCTGTTACTAAACTTAGTATGCTTTCAGAACGCCAATTAAACTACCTACTTAATGCTAGATTAAATGATATGCTCCCACCTTTTGTTAATCTAGGTGAGTTAGGTTTAAACTTTGGCATGCAAGGCGTTCAATTTACGGCAACATCTACCACCGCCGAAAACCAAATGCTTTCAAACCCAATGTATGTTCATAGCATTCCAAACAATAACGATAATCAAGATATTGTTAGCATGGGAACCAATGCAGCGCTTATTACAAAAAAAGTAATTGAAAATGCATTTGAGGTTCTTGCCATAGAGCTTATCACAATTGTTCAAGCCATTGAATACATGGATGTAAAAGATGACGTTTCGGCAAAGACAAGAAAGATTTATGATGAAATTCGAGAGATAGTTCCTATCTTTACCAAAGACGTTGTTATGTATCCATACGTTAACAGCGTTAAAGAATTTATTATAAATCATAAAAGCTATTAA
- a CDS encoding NAD(P)/FAD-dependent oxidoreductase translates to MSHVNTDVLIIGAGPSGCVSAAYLHRQGINVKVVEKSQFPRFVIGESLLPRCMDHFQEVGLLDCLKAEGFEVKPGARFLRDDIVCHFDFSKKHTDGWDWTWQVPRADFDNALAQELIKKGVDIAFQHEVVDVVFNDDGSSQTTIKNAEGEAYQVNAKFIVDSSGYGRVLPRLLGLDKPSSMPEHSSIFTHVKDLNRPEGKEGTMITFDVLDKDTWFWVIPFSNGITSLGFVGKNEFIDSFEGTTTERMKQMIETSEYYKKRFSGLDFEFDPICIRNYSKAVTKFYGNGFVLTGNSAEFLDPVFSSGVTFATESALCSAKLIAKQLQGETVDWEKEYADYITYGVDVFRTYVEEWYTGNLQTLFFHRPENPDIKKQICAVLAGYVWDKTNPFVRKHKRIVANLAHLINMEKEQANS, encoded by the coding sequence ATGAGCCATGTAAATACAGATGTTTTAATTATAGGTGCAGGGCCATCTGGATGCGTTTCGGCGGCCTATTTACATCGCCAAGGAATTAACGTGAAAGTTGTTGAAAAAAGCCAGTTTCCAAGGTTTGTTATTGGCGAAAGCTTGTTGCCTAGGTGTATGGATCATTTTCAGGAAGTAGGACTTTTAGATTGTTTAAAAGCTGAAGGATTTGAGGTTAAACCTGGCGCGCGGTTTTTAAGAGATGATATTGTATGTCATTTCGATTTTAGTAAAAAACATACCGACGGTTGGGATTGGACTTGGCAAGTGCCTAGAGCCGATTTTGATAATGCTTTAGCTCAAGAACTCATAAAAAAAGGTGTTGATATTGCTTTTCAGCATGAAGTAGTTGATGTTGTGTTTAATGACGATGGAAGCTCTCAAACCACCATAAAAAATGCCGAAGGAGAAGCTTATCAGGTCAATGCAAAGTTTATTGTAGACTCTAGCGGTTATGGTCGTGTTTTACCAAGACTTTTAGGGTTAGATAAACCTTCTAGTATGCCAGAACATTCTTCTATTTTTACACATGTAAAAGACTTAAATAGGCCTGAAGGAAAGGAAGGCACCATGATTACGTTTGATGTATTAGATAAAGATACCTGGTTTTGGGTTATTCCATTTTCTAATGGTATAACCAGTTTAGGGTTTGTAGGTAAAAATGAATTTATAGATTCTTTTGAAGGAACAACTACAGAGCGCATGAAACAGATGATAGAAACCTCTGAGTATTATAAAAAACGGTTTTCTGGATTAGACTTTGAATTCGATCCTATTTGTATTCGAAATTATTCCAAGGCTGTTACTAAATTTTATGGAAACGGTTTTGTGTTAACAGGAAATAGCGCTGAGTTTTTAGATCCTGTATTTTCATCTGGAGTAACTTTTGCTACCGAATCGGCTTTGTGTTCAGCTAAGTTAATTGCAAAACAATTACAGGGAGAAACTGTAGATTGGGAAAAAGAGTACGCCGATTATATAACGTATGGCGTAGATGTTTTTAGAACTTATGTTGAAGAATGGTATACGGGAAATTTACAAACCTTATTTTTTCACCGACCAGAAAATCCAGACATTAAAAAACAAATATGTGCTGTTTTAGCTGGATATGTATGGGATAAAACCAATCCTTTTGTAAGAAAGCATAAACGAATTGTGGCTAATTTAGCCCATTTAATTAATATGGAAAAAGAACAAGCGAATAGTTAA
- a CDS encoding dialkylrecorsinol condensing enzyme DarA has product MKRILVLHYSQSGQLTEIVKNIASSFESNEDLTVDYHNITLTNPFPFPWPKKAFFEAFPETYKQIPVQVEPVPQTILNNNYDLIVFGYQVWYLTPSLPITSFLETNDAKKLFKDTPVVTVLGCRNMWIMAQEKMKKRLIDLKANLVGNIALVDRHINHVSVITIGPWMFTGEKKRYLGIFPKPGVSQKDINESKKFGPIITKHLLFNTLDTLQQYLLKHDAVTIKPFLITTDRKANVIFSKWSQFIISKSKKNTPKRSRLVKMFKYYLLFAIWVIAPIVFILFLLTYLPLYNKIKKDKAYYSSVAYK; this is encoded by the coding sequence ATGAAAAGAATTCTTGTATTACACTACTCCCAATCTGGACAACTTACCGAAATTGTTAAAAACATCGCGTCTTCATTTGAGTCTAATGAAGACCTAACAGTCGATTATCATAATATAACATTAACTAATCCTTTTCCTTTTCCTTGGCCTAAAAAAGCCTTTTTCGAAGCCTTTCCAGAAACCTACAAACAAATTCCGGTTCAAGTAGAACCTGTACCACAAACTATTTTAAACAATAATTACGACTTAATTGTATTTGGTTATCAAGTATGGTACTTAACACCTTCATTACCTATAACATCTTTTCTAGAAACCAATGACGCCAAGAAACTATTTAAAGACACGCCTGTAGTGACTGTTTTAGGCTGTAGAAATATGTGGATTATGGCACAAGAAAAAATGAAAAAAAGACTAATAGATCTAAAAGCTAATTTAGTAGGTAACATTGCTTTGGTAGATCGCCATATAAATCACGTAAGTGTGATTACCATTGGCCCTTGGATGTTTACAGGAGAAAAAAAACGTTATTTAGGTATTTTCCCAAAACCAGGCGTTTCTCAAAAAGATATTAACGAGTCTAAAAAATTTGGCCCAATAATCACTAAACACTTATTATTCAACACGTTAGATACATTGCAACAGTACCTTTTAAAACATGATGCTGTAACTATAAAACCCTTTTTAATCACTACCGATAGAAAGGCCAATGTGATTTTCTCAAAATGGTCGCAGTTTATTATTTCAAAAAGTAAAAAAAATACCCCAAAACGCTCACGATTGGTAAAAATGTTTAAATATTACCTTTTATTTGCCATTTGGGTTATTGCACCAATTGTTTTTATCTTATTTTTGTTGACTTATTTACCTTTGTACAATAAGATTAAAAAAGACAAGGCGTATTATTCATCTGTAGCTTACAAATAG
- a CDS encoding beta-ketoacyl-ACP synthase III translates to MKEVYITRISKFLPNRPISNDEMEDKLGTINGKTSKGRRIVLRNNQIKTRYYAIDDNGNITHNNAQLTKEAVENLCDKDFSSQDIELLSCGTGSPDQILPSHAAMVHGFLKNGNTEINSPSGACCSGMNALKFGFLSVKSGQTNNAVVTGSERISSWMKSDIFEDEVKHLEELEEHPILAFNKDFLRWMLSDGAGAFLLENKPKGETPLKIEWMEGFSYAHEIEACMYAGGDKLDNGFLKPWSEYPTSEWSKKSLFAIKQDVKLLGANILTKGVDSLKKTLEKHNMASSEIDYYLPHISSYYFKENLYEEMKNQGVEVPWENWFMNLYKVGNVGAASIYLMLEELVNSGKLKKGDKILLSVPESARFSYAYALLTVS, encoded by the coding sequence ATGAAGGAAGTTTACATTACTAGAATATCAAAATTTTTACCAAATCGTCCTATTTCAAATGACGAAATGGAAGATAAATTAGGTACAATTAACGGAAAAACCTCTAAAGGACGACGTATTGTACTTAGAAACAATCAAATTAAAACCAGATATTATGCCATAGATGATAATGGAAACATTACTCACAACAATGCTCAATTAACAAAAGAAGCTGTAGAAAATCTGTGCGATAAAGACTTTTCATCTCAAGATATCGAATTGCTGTCTTGTGGTACTGGAAGCCCCGATCAAATTTTACCATCGCATGCCGCTATGGTTCATGGGTTTTTAAAAAATGGCAATACAGAAATTAACTCGCCATCTGGTGCTTGTTGTTCTGGAATGAATGCTTTAAAATTTGGGTTCCTATCGGTTAAATCTGGACAAACCAACAATGCCGTAGTAACAGGTTCCGAAAGAATTTCATCTTGGATGAAATCTGATATATTCGAAGATGAAGTAAAACACCTTGAGGAATTAGAAGAACATCCTATTTTAGCATTTAATAAAGACTTTTTACGTTGGATGTTATCCGATGGTGCCGGTGCATTTTTACTGGAAAATAAACCTAAAGGAGAAACACCTTTAAAAATAGAATGGATGGAAGGCTTCTCTTATGCTCATGAAATAGAAGCCTGTATGTATGCTGGTGGTGATAAGTTAGACAATGGCTTTTTAAAACCATGGAGTGAATACCCAACGAGCGAATGGAGTAAAAAATCGTTATTTGCTATAAAACAAGATGTTAAACTTTTAGGCGCCAATATTTTAACAAAAGGTGTAGACAGTTTGAAAAAAACGCTAGAAAAACACAACATGGCATCTAGCGAAATAGACTATTATTTACCACATATTTCCTCATATTACTTTAAAGAAAATCTTTACGAAGAAATGAAAAACCAAGGTGTTGAAGTGCCATGGGAAAATTGGTTTATGAACTTATATAAAGTAGGAAATGTAGGTGCAGCATCCATTTACCTTATGTTAGAAGAGCTTGTTAACTCTGGTAAACTTAAAAAAGGCGATAAAATATTATTATCTGTTCCTGAGAGTGCCCGATTCTCTTATGCTTATGCACTTTTAACCGTGTCGTAA
- a CDS encoding beta-ketoacyl-[acyl-carrier-protein] synthase family protein — translation MTKRVVITGMGIYSCIGENINKVKESLYNGTSGIVVDEERIAFGYRSPLTGMVPKPNLKKALSRRQRISMGEESEYAYMATVEALENANISQDFIDNNEVGILYGNDSTAKSVTESNDKIREKKDTTLVGSGAIFQGMNSSVTMNLSTIFKLTGINFTVSAACASGSHAIGMAYQLIKSGLQDCVICGGAQEINKLAMGSFDGLGVFSTNTSNPQEASRPFDVARDGLVPSGGAATLILESYESAVERGAPILGEVIGYGFSSNGEHISTPNVNGPSRAMKMALEQANIPANIIDYVNAHATSTPVGDANEAKAIFEVFGENGPFVSSTKSMTGHECWMAGASEVIYSLIMMKSGFIAPSINLNQPDEDAAKLNLVSKTLDKKFDVFLSNSFGFGGTNSALIIKNI, via the coding sequence ATGACGAAACGTGTTGTGATTACAGGAATGGGTATTTATTCCTGTATTGGAGAAAATATAAATAAAGTAAAAGAATCGCTTTATAACGGTACATCTGGAATTGTTGTCGATGAAGAACGTATTGCATTTGGTTATCGATCGCCACTTACAGGTATGGTACCAAAACCAAACTTAAAAAAGGCTCTTTCTAGAAGACAACGTATTAGCATGGGAGAAGAAAGCGAGTACGCCTACATGGCTACCGTAGAAGCTTTAGAAAACGCTAATATTTCACAAGATTTTATAGACAATAACGAAGTTGGTATCTTATACGGAAACGATAGCACAGCCAAATCGGTTACCGAGTCTAATGATAAAATTAGAGAGAAAAAAGACACCACTTTAGTAGGTAGTGGCGCTATTTTTCAGGGTATGAATTCTAGTGTTACCATGAATTTATCTACCATCTTTAAACTTACGGGTATTAACTTTACCGTAAGCGCGGCTTGCGCTAGCGGTTCACATGCCATAGGCATGGCTTATCAACTAATAAAAAGCGGATTACAAGACTGTGTTATTTGTGGCGGCGCCCAAGAAATCAACAAATTAGCTATGGGTAGTTTTGATGGCTTAGGCGTATTTTCAACAAACACAAGCAACCCACAGGAAGCATCAAGACCTTTCGATGTAGCAAGAGACGGCTTAGTACCAAGTGGCGGAGCCGCAACATTAATTCTAGAATCTTACGAATCGGCCGTAGAAAGAGGCGCGCCAATTTTAGGAGAAGTTATAGGATACGGGTTTTCATCAAATGGAGAACATATCTCTACGCCTAATGTAAACGGTCCATCAAGAGCAATGAAAATGGCTTTAGAACAAGCAAACATTCCTGCTAATATAATAGATTATGTAAATGCTCACGCTACCTCAACACCTGTTGGCGATGCGAATGAAGCTAAAGCTATATTTGAAGTTTTTGGTGAAAATGGCCCTTTTGTAAGCTCTACAAAATCTATGACAGGACACGAATGTTGGATGGCTGGAGCAAGTGAAGTTATTTACTCTTTAATTATGATGAAATCTGGTTTTATTGCGCCTAGTATAAACCTCAATCAACCAGATGAAGACGCTGCAAAATTAAATTTAGTAAGTAAAACGTTAGATAAAAAATTTGATGTATTTTTGTCCAATTCTTTTGGATTTGGAGGAACAAATTCAGCATTAATAATAAAAAATATTTAG
- the fabG gene encoding 3-oxoacyl-ACP reductase FabG has translation MKCALITGGSRGIGRAICIQLAKDTNYHIIINYNSNQTAALETLKVVEAEGNTGEIIQFNVSDTENVTSQLNTWQENNPDATVEVIVNNAGITKDGLFMWMPKEDWDNVINTSLNGFYNVTNFFIQKLLRNRYGRIVNIASVSGVKGTPGQTNYSAAKGALIGATKALAQEVAKRKITVNAVAPGFIQSDMTAELDEKELKGMIPMNRFGTPEEVAHTVSFLVSDKASYITGEVININGGIYS, from the coding sequence ATGAAATGCGCCCTAATTACAGGTGGATCTAGAGGTATTGGAAGAGCCATTTGCATACAATTAGCAAAAGACACCAACTACCACATTATAATTAATTACAACAGTAATCAAACTGCAGCTTTAGAAACACTCAAAGTTGTCGAAGCTGAAGGGAACACAGGAGAAATTATTCAATTTAATGTCTCCGACACCGAAAATGTAACCTCTCAATTAAACACTTGGCAAGAAAATAATCCAGATGCCACAGTAGAAGTCATTGTTAATAATGCCGGAATTACAAAAGACGGCTTATTTATGTGGATGCCTAAAGAAGATTGGGACAATGTTATAAACACATCGCTTAACGGATTTTACAATGTCACCAATTTCTTTATTCAAAAATTACTTAGAAACCGTTACGGTAGAATTGTAAATATCGCTTCTGTTTCTGGGGTAAAAGGTACACCAGGACAAACCAATTACTCAGCTGCAAAAGGCGCTTTAATAGGGGCTACAAAAGCATTAGCTCAGGAAGTTGCTAAACGAAAAATAACCGTAAATGCTGTCGCTCCAGGATTTATTCAGTCTGATATGACTGCAGAATTAGATGAAAAAGAACTAAAAGGCATGATTCCTATGAACCGCTTTGGTACTCCAGAAGAAGTCGCCCATACAGTTTCTTTTTTAGTTTCGGATAAAGCATCGTATATTACAGGCGAGGTGATTAATATTAATGGAGGGATTTACTCTTAA
- a CDS encoding acyl carrier protein, translating to MDKEVIIEKINNFLIEEFEVEKDDIAPEADLKETLELDSLDFVDLVVAIESNFGVKLVGEDFVNVKTLQDFYNLIENKLS from the coding sequence ATGGATAAAGAAGTTATTATTGAAAAAATAAACAACTTTCTTATAGAAGAGTTTGAAGTAGAAAAAGATGACATTGCTCCTGAAGCTGACCTAAAAGAAACCTTAGAGTTAGACAGCTTAGATTTTGTTGACTTAGTAGTGGCTATCGAGTCTAACTTTGGTGTGAAATTAGTTGGCGAAGACTTTGTAAACGTAAAAACACTTCAAGATTTTTATAATCTCATTGAAAATAAATTAAGCTAA